A genomic region of Bacteroidales bacterium contains the following coding sequences:
- a CDS encoding GGDEF domain-containing protein — protein MENSTNIDKGYRQHPPGKDKKPAAPNPMKVMIGANGVFSDISSYFQLLKEAEKLKKEVYIDTLTKIGNRKYFEMVFQSKMYELKTLNIPFGLIFFDIDNFKDINDIYGHNLGDNILKMVAENITRISRSLDTICRWGGDEFILIISYVDKIMLQEFTERLRIFIQNICLLINTKERLSITVSIGATIVKPNDTIETSVKRADELMYKSKKEGKNKINIG, from the coding sequence ATGGAAAATAGCACAAATATTGATAAAGGATACAGACAACATCCTCCCGGAAAAGATAAAAAACCGGCAGCACCAAATCCCATGAAAGTGATGATAGGAGCAAACGGTGTATTTTCGGATATTTCAAGTTATTTTCAACTTTTGAAAGAAGCGGAAAAATTAAAAAAAGAAGTATATATTGATACACTCACAAAAATCGGTAACAGAAAATATTTTGAAATGGTGTTTCAATCTAAAATGTACGAACTAAAAACCCTTAATATCCCATTTGGATTAATATTTTTCGATATAGATAATTTTAAAGATATAAATGATATATATGGGCATAACTTAGGCGACAATATTCTTAAAATGGTAGCTGAAAATATTACAAGAATTTCCAGAAGCTTAGACACTATTTGCAGATGGGGAGGAGATGAGTTTATTCTGATTATTTCTTATGTTGACAAAATAATGTTACAAGAATTTACAGAAAGGTTGAGAATATTCATACAAAACATTTGTCTTTTAATTAATACTAAAGAAAGATTATCAATAACGGTTTCTATAGGTGCAACAATAGTTAAGCCGAATGACACTATCGAAACATCCGTAAAACGTGCAGATGAACTTATGTATAAAAGTAAGAAAGAAGGAAAAAATAAAATTAATATCGGATAA
- a CDS encoding YceI family protein: MKKIVVFLFAVVIVMSGYSQDKYVSKNGHIWFFSKTPMENIEAHNNQTASYIDIKTGGIAFQLLMKSFKFDIALMEEHFNEEYVESDKFPKAEFKGAITNLSEIKFNKNGVYNVTVEGNLTIHGVTKKVKEKGTIEIANGKLIVKAKFNIVPQDYGIVIPNLVKEKFAKSMEVNVDMTYTILKK; encoded by the coding sequence ATGAAAAAAATCGTTGTTTTTCTTTTTGCAGTCGTCATTGTGATGAGCGGATATTCACAAGATAAATATGTTTCAAAAAACGGACATATATGGTTTTTCTCTAAAACCCCCATGGAGAATATAGAAGCGCACAATAATCAGACAGCAAGTTATATTGATATAAAAACAGGAGGCATAGCATTTCAGCTTCTAATGAAATCGTTTAAATTCGACATAGCACTTATGGAAGAACATTTTAACGAAGAATATGTTGAATCCGATAAATTCCCAAAAGCCGAATTTAAAGGAGCCATAACTAATTTATCGGAAATAAAATTCAACAAAAATGGTGTTTATAATGTAACCGTTGAAGGCAATTTAACTATTCACGGAGTTACAAAAAAAGTAAAAGAAAAAGGAACCATAGAAATAGCAAACGGAAAATTAATTGTAAAAGCAAAATTTAATATCGTTCCTCAAGATTATGGAATTGTTATTCCCAATTTAGTAAAAGAAAAATTTGCAAAGAGCATGGAAGTTAATGTTGACATGACTTATACAATTCTAAAAAAATAA
- a CDS encoding SBBP repeat-containing protein, which translates to MKNITSKYSSTIIIFLVIMSGFSYSQIPKTWQWANNIVGTNTNAPYSLNTDKDGNSYVAGSFSDTLKIGNVKLISKGNLDIYILKYSANGSLVWAKQAGGIDYDGAYGLDLDESGNIYITGYFSGTANFSRIKIKSNGNRDFFVAKYDNGGEPVWVKQGDGTIESYGIALTADKTGNVFVSGIFKGTMNIGKSIFLSKGDKNIFIIKYNNKGEIIWSTTGGGSMVDEPTSMTTDEKGNCYIIGDFEGTAEFNKKMIVSSGKKDVFIAKYNADGNIQWLRRGGSAAGNDHISSIALDSIDNIYVTGYFSEIAYFGKSELKSIGTDDVFLVKYNSNGDVIWAKQTGGKGNVHASSLMLDKVGNIYVAGEFNFNFKFCENNICTLGDWDIFILKYSNTGEMIGGTRIGGEGYDRAYGMGMDGFSNIYIVGYFSKAISVGNTNLISIDTDDGFIAKLKSF; encoded by the coding sequence ATGAAAAACATAACATCAAAATACAGCTCAACAATTATTATTTTTTTAGTAATTATGTCCGGTTTTTCTTATTCCCAAATTCCAAAAACATGGCAATGGGCAAATAATATTGTAGGAACAAATACAAATGCTCCATATTCTCTTAATACTGATAAGGACGGAAACAGTTATGTTGCCGGAAGTTTTTCTGACACATTGAAGATTGGAAACGTTAAGCTTATCAGCAAAGGTAATCTTGATATTTACATTTTAAAATATAGTGCGAATGGAAGTTTAGTTTGGGCAAAACAAGCAGGAGGAATTGATTATGATGGAGCTTATGGTCTTGACTTGGATGAATCAGGAAACATTTATATAACCGGGTATTTTTCGGGAACAGCAAATTTTTCGAGAATAAAGATAAAGAGTAATGGCAACAGGGATTTCTTTGTTGCCAAATACGATAATGGTGGTGAACCGGTTTGGGTTAAACAGGGAGACGGAACAATTGAAAGCTACGGAATAGCTTTAACTGCTGACAAAACAGGAAATGTATTTGTATCTGGCATATTCAAAGGAACTATGAATATTGGAAAATCTATTTTTTTATCAAAAGGCGATAAAAATATTTTTATAATTAAATACAATAATAAAGGAGAAATTATTTGGTCAACAACTGGCGGCGGAAGTATGGTTGATGAACCAACTTCTATGACAACTGATGAAAAGGGTAATTGCTATATAATTGGTGACTTTGAAGGTACAGCCGAATTTAATAAGAAAATGATTGTGAGTTCGGGGAAAAAAGATGTGTTTATTGCAAAATACAATGCCGACGGAAACATTCAGTGGCTTAGACGCGGAGGCAGTGCCGCGGGCAACGACCACATTTCTTCCATTGCGTTGGATAGTATAGATAATATTTATGTAACAGGGTACTTTTCAGAGATTGCATATTTTGGAAAATCAGAATTGAAAAGTATAGGTACCGATGATGTTTTTCTTGTAAAATATAATTCCAACGGAGATGTTATATGGGCAAAACAAACCGGAGGAAAAGGCAATGTGCATGCAAGTTCATTAATGCTTGATAAAGTTGGTAATATATATGTTGCAGGTGAGTTCAACTTTAATTTTAAATTTTGTGAAAATAATATATGCACCCTTGGCGACTGGGATATTTTTATCCTGAAATATAGTAATACCGGCGAAATGATTGGTGGAACACGAATCGGTGGAGAAGGTTATGATAGAGCTTATGGAATGGGAATGGATGGTTTTTCAAACATTTATATTGTTGGATATTTTAGTAAAGCCATATCTGTTGGTAATACAAATCTTATATCAATTGATACGGATGATGGCTTTATAGCGAAACTTAAGAGCTTTTAA
- a CDS encoding four-helix bundle copper-binding protein produces MNHQKFQNCIAACSECAVECTHCASACLNEQDIKMLTRCIRLDHDCTVICLLAIKAMASGSEFVKQICKLCAEVCNACATECEKHSHMEHCKRCAEKCRKCAVACSNISKL; encoded by the coding sequence ATGAATCATCAGAAATTTCAAAATTGTATCGCTGCATGTTCAGAATGTGCAGTAGAATGTACACATTGTGCAAGTGCATGTTTAAATGAGCAGGACATAAAAATGTTGACTCGATGCATAAGATTAGACCATGACTGCACTGTTATATGTCTTTTGGCAATTAAAGCAATGGCAAGCGGAAGTGAGTTTGTGAAACAAATCTGCAAACTTTGTGCAGAAGTTTGTAATGCTTGTGCAACTGAATGTGAAAAACATTCACACATGGAGCATTGCAAAAGATGTGCGGAAAAATGTCGTAAATGCGCTGTTGCGTGTAGCAACATAAGCAAACTATAG
- a CDS encoding c-type cytochrome domain-containing protein, producing the protein MKITKLLLSLLLFVVFQTSCKHKAVDVNDIRKVCYKNEIAPILNSRCSMCHGDSISEEEINLSTYDGVMKLVSKGKPLKSRIYKSIKKDMPPLPNTPLSEEQRSLIYAWILQGADTTNCK; encoded by the coding sequence ATGAAGATTACAAAACTGTTACTTTCTTTATTATTGTTTGTTGTGTTTCAAACATCATGCAAACATAAAGCCGTAGATGTCAATGATATTCGAAAGGTTTGTTACAAAAACGAAATTGCTCCGATTCTGAATTCCAGATGCAGCATGTGTCATGGAGATAGCATAAGTGAGGAAGAAATCAACCTATCAACTTATGATGGCGTAATGAAATTGGTCTCGAAAGGAAAACCATTGAAAAGTAGAATTTACAAGTCAATAAAAAAAGACATGCCTCCTTTACCAAATACTCCTCTTTCGGAAGAACAACGTTCTTTGATTTACGCATGGATACTTCAAGGAGCTGATACAACAAATTGCAAATAA
- a CDS encoding response regulator transcription factor, translated as MKILLVEDDPKISSFVKLGLEDNEFNVTQAYDSAMAEKVVFNKEFDIIILDVIIPGINGFELCKKIRNANIKTPVLMLTSLDSVEDKVSGFDCGADDYLVKPFSFKELLARIKALDRRHTETIVAPALKIADLELDTISKKVTRKGKEIKLTSKEFSILELLMNNKGKVFDRIEIAEKIWGFSFNSGTNVIDVHINSLRNKIDKDFSPKLIHTLVGFGYVMKEEE; from the coding sequence ATGAAAATTCTATTAGTTGAAGATGACCCCAAAATTTCATCTTTTGTAAAACTTGGTTTAGAGGACAATGAATTCAACGTTACACAAGCTTATGACAGTGCTATGGCCGAAAAAGTTGTTTTCAATAAAGAGTTCGACATAATAATATTAGATGTTATAATACCGGGAATTAACGGATTTGAATTATGTAAAAAAATAAGAAATGCAAATATTAAGACTCCTGTTTTAATGCTTACTTCATTAGATTCAGTTGAAGATAAGGTTTCGGGTTTTGACTGCGGTGCCGATGATTATCTGGTGAAACCATTCAGCTTCAAGGAACTACTTGCTCGAATTAAGGCTTTAGACAGAAGACACACCGAAACAATTGTTGCACCAGCATTAAAAATTGCTGACCTTGAATTAGACACTATTTCAAAAAAAGTTACAAGAAAAGGTAAGGAAATTAAACTTACTTCAAAAGAATTTTCAATTCTTGAACTTCTAATGAATAATAAAGGTAAAGTGTTCGACCGGATTGAAATTGCTGAAAAAATATGGGGCTTTTCTTTTAATTCGGGAACAAATGTAATTGATGTTCATATTAACTCACTCAGAAATAAAATTGATAAAGATTTCTCACCAAAGCTTATTCATACACTTGTCGGATTTGGTTATGTAATGAAAGAAGAAGAGTAA
- a CDS encoding DUF5777 family beta-barrel protein, producing the protein MKKILISILLLVPLLKSNCQNMDSLLTSITEDSIKYTTATFKSTRIINGHSVERMKKGQLDFRIHHRFGQINSGVRELFGLDQASTFFSLEYGINNRLMIGAGRSTYQKTYDGFLKYALLRQCKGKKNIPITITLLSEIDAYSTKWEVPDRKNYFSSRLSYAHQILVAKKFNEHFSFQLSPTLIHKNLVKEITDKNDLFSVGLGGRFKLTKRISLNSEYFYTVRPTISGKDKLPNSFSIGIDIETGGHVFQFLITNSLPMFERGFITETTGKWTKGGISLGFNISRVFNLNRTK; encoded by the coding sequence ATGAAAAAAATTCTAATCAGCATTTTACTGCTTGTCCCTTTACTGAAATCAAATTGTCAAAATATGGATAGCTTGTTAACTTCCATTACTGAAGACTCAATAAAATACACCACTGCAACATTTAAATCGACACGTATAATTAATGGACATTCTGTTGAACGCATGAAAAAAGGACAACTGGATTTTCGCATTCATCATCGCTTTGGACAAATCAATTCCGGTGTCCGCGAATTGTTCGGATTAGACCAAGCTTCCACATTTTTTAGTTTGGAATATGGAATTAACAACAGGTTAATGATCGGCGCAGGAAGGTCAACATATCAAAAAACTTATGATGGATTTTTGAAGTACGCTTTATTAAGGCAATGCAAAGGCAAAAAAAACATTCCTATTACTATTACTCTTTTGTCTGAAATTGATGCTTATTCCACCAAATGGGAAGTTCCCGATAGAAAAAATTATTTTTCTTCACGTCTTTCTTATGCTCATCAGATATTAGTTGCAAAAAAGTTTAATGAACATTTTTCTTTTCAATTATCACCAACCTTAATTCATAAAAATCTGGTAAAAGAAATAACTGATAAAAACGATTTATTTTCAGTCGGACTTGGCGGGCGTTTTAAATTGACTAAACGCATCTCATTAAACTCAGAATATTTTTACACTGTAAGACCTACCATTTCAGGAAAAGACAAGTTACCAAATTCGTTTTCAATTGGTATTGACATCGAAACAGGCGGACATGTTTTTCAGTTTCTTATTACAAATTCACTACCAATGTTCGAAAGAGGTTTTATTACTGAAACCACAGGCAAATGGACAAAAGGAGGTATCAGCTTAGGATTTAATATTTCAAGGGTTTTTAATTTAAATAGAACTAAATAA
- a CDS encoding dockerin type I domain-containing protein, with product MKKYLIILISLLFSYGLFPQGVYNNGGKIVIGSGVYFIISGTGGNYRNDTNVTNASIDLLGILKIEGDYTNNVVGSDILSTVATGSEVVFDGTTNQTIGGSTTAAFVFSKLTINKISNSILLQKDIQINDTLRFTNGNIDIGNNNLAFGQSSVVAGNPSAASMIVATGNGQVKKIWSAVGAFTFPIGDSNITAEYSPVSLNFTTGTFAAGAFVGLNLVNLKYNDTSITGSYLNRYWNISQTGITGFTCDAVFQYLSSDVSGTESNISCYRVVPTPITIFNPSNVTLHQLSASGLTFFGTFTGGPYSTNKTLSIKLYLEGLYAGGGLMSQAQGNAGNQFSGNTADQISVELHDPVTYLTQVYSASNVDLNTSGLASISIPGTYSGSYYITIKHRNSIATVSASPLAFSSQTINYDFTTSQAQAFGSNLKFLATGIYGLYAGDVNGDGVVDVLDLSSVQNDAVLFSSGYLLTDINGDGVVDIFDINLVQNNSLLFISAVTP from the coding sequence ATGAAAAAATATCTCATAATCTTAATATCGTTATTATTTTCATACGGATTGTTTCCGCAGGGCGTTTATAACAATGGAGGAAAAATAGTTATAGGTTCCGGAGTTTATTTTATCATAAGCGGAACCGGCGGTAATTACCGGAACGACACAAATGTTACTAATGCGTCAATTGATTTATTAGGCATACTTAAAATTGAAGGTGATTATACAAACAACGTAGTTGGCTCTGATATATTAAGCACTGTTGCTACAGGTAGTGAAGTGGTATTTGATGGCACGACAAACCAAACTATTGGTGGCTCCACAACTGCAGCATTTGTGTTTTCTAAATTAACAATAAATAAAATTAGTAACAGTATCCTCTTGCAAAAAGATATTCAGATAAATGATACATTAAGATTTACTAATGGCAATATTGACATAGGAAATAACAATCTTGCTTTCGGACAATCGTCTGTTGTGGCAGGTAATCCTTCGGCTGCGAGCATGATAGTTGCTACCGGTAATGGACAGGTTAAGAAAATCTGGTCTGCTGTGGGTGCCTTCACTTTTCCAATAGGAGATAGCAATATAACTGCTGAATATTCTCCGGTATCATTAAATTTTACAACCGGAACATTTGCAGCAGGAGCATTTGTTGGTTTAAACCTTGTTAATTTAAAATACAACGATACTTCAATCACTGGTTCATATCTTAATCGCTACTGGAACATTTCACAAACAGGCATCACAGGTTTTACCTGCGATGCTGTTTTTCAATACCTGTCTTCAGATGTTTCAGGAACAGAAAGCAACATTAGTTGTTACAGGGTTGTACCAACTCCAATAACTATTTTTAATCCTTCGAATGTAACTCTTCATCAATTAAGTGCATCAGGATTGACGTTTTTCGGAACGTTCACGGGAGGTCCCTATTCAACGAACAAAACATTAAGCATTAAATTATATCTTGAAGGACTTTATGCCGGTGGGGGTTTAATGAGTCAGGCGCAGGGAAACGCAGGAAATCAATTTTCCGGCAATACTGCTGACCAGATATCTGTTGAACTGCATGACCCTGTGACATATCTAACTCAGGTATATTCGGCAAGCAATGTGGACTTAAATACAAGTGGATTAGCATCAATTAGTATTCCCGGCACTTATAGCGGTTCCTATTATATAACAATAAAACACAGAAATAGTATTGCAACAGTTTCTGCTTCACCATTAGCGTTTTCATCACAAACAATCAATTATGATTTTACAACTTCCCAAGCTCAGGCATTCGGAAGCAATTTAAAGTTTCTGGCAACCGGCATATACGGACTCTATGCAGGAGATGTAAACGGTGATGGTGTTGTTGATGTGCTTGACCTTTCTTCTGTTCAGAATGATGCGGTTCTTTTTTCTTCAGGTTATTTATTAACTGATATTAACGGAGATGGTGTGGTTGATATATTCGATATTAATCTGGTACAAAATAATTCGTTGTTATTTATTTCTGCTGTTACTCCTTGA
- a CDS encoding YDG domain-containing protein encodes MKQKIFKKLLHVLMLTVFAISLSKAQVPASYEFSLRNDAQVSPTVFEFDIYLLNKDLVNVFELDLYQAGILVNPAIVNGGTITASIVAGSSQLVASQQPTTCVQFASNCIKLVNPGLVSHGFGTIISTASPGVRVARIRLTNTVSFGQFSPNLTFNFTSSPYNTAVYAYDQTSPYLGVNITNSIYFTVSNLANNVLNGPPVSLTITGANADNKTYDGTNAAVLNTGSATLVGVVGADVVNLISAGAIGAFADKNVGTAKTVTTSGFAIGGTSAWKYSLTQPTLTADITAAGLTVSGATVNSKVYDGTTAAALNTGSVGLAGVIGTDVVVLGSSGAVGNFTTKNIGNGKIVVMDGFTISGADASNYILMQPVSTANITAAGLTVSGATANNKVYDGTTAATLNTGSATIVAVLGTDVVSLICSDATGTFANKNVGTAKTVTVSGCTLSGADAGNYTLIQPSLTADITAKGLTVTANDIAKCFGTTVNFAGTEFLTSGLLTGDAVASASITSAGASSSAAVATYSIVPALAVGTGLSNYNIAYLNGTLTVNAIPATPVITLSMDTLKSDAPVGNQWYFNGSPIHGATGHTYIAQSNGNYYTIITINGCSSGNSNTINYIATGVNEISSDFQFETYPVPNDGQFTVSINTQTEKHFNIMIHDALGSIIFEEKNIVVENKLEHKIDITNSPAGIYFIIFRSNDEQVIRKIITCK; translated from the coding sequence ATGAAACAGAAAATTTTCAAAAAATTGCTACATGTTTTAATGCTGACGGTTTTTGCAATCTCGTTATCCAAGGCACAGGTTCCAGCCAGCTATGAGTTTTCACTTCGCAATGATGCGCAAGTCAGTCCAACGGTTTTTGAGTTTGACATATACCTGTTGAATAAAGATTTAGTGAATGTCTTTGAGTTGGACCTTTATCAGGCAGGGATTTTAGTAAATCCTGCAATTGTCAATGGTGGTACAATAACGGCAAGCATTGTTGCCGGTTCTTCGCAATTGGTTGCATCGCAGCAACCAACCACATGCGTTCAATTTGCATCTAATTGTATAAAGCTTGTAAATCCCGGACTTGTGTCACACGGATTCGGAACAATTATTTCTACTGCATCTCCCGGAGTGAGAGTTGCAAGAATACGACTAACAAATACTGTTTCCTTTGGTCAGTTTTCACCTAATCTTACTTTTAATTTTACTTCCTCTCCATATAATACTGCTGTATATGCGTATGACCAAACTTCCCCTTATTTAGGCGTTAATATTACAAATTCGATATACTTCACTGTGTCTAATTTAGCAAACAATGTTTTAAACGGACCACCTGTTTCTTTAACAATTACAGGAGCAAATGCAGATAATAAAACTTATGATGGAACGAACGCGGCTGTTTTGAATACAGGAAGTGCTACTTTAGTTGGTGTTGTTGGAGCTGATGTTGTAAACTTAATATCAGCAGGAGCTATTGGGGCTTTTGCGGATAAAAATGTCGGTACGGCTAAAACGGTTACTACTTCGGGATTTGCTATAGGAGGAACAAGTGCATGGAAATATTCTTTAACACAGCCCACATTAACAGCTGACATAACTGCTGCCGGTCTCACTGTTTCAGGCGCAACAGTGAATAGTAAAGTTTACGACGGAACAACAGCAGCGGCTTTGAATACAGGAAGTGTAGGTCTTGCGGGCGTTATAGGAACAGATGTTGTTGTTCTTGGTTCTTCAGGTGCTGTAGGAAACTTTACAACTAAGAATATCGGTAATGGCAAAATTGTTGTCATGGATGGCTTCACTATTAGCGGTGCTGATGCAAGCAATTATATTCTTATGCAACCTGTTTCAACAGCCAATATAACTGCTGCTGGTCTCACTGTTTCGGGTGCAACAGCAAACAATAAGGTTTATGATGGAACAACAGCGGCAACATTGAATACCGGAAGTGCAACTATTGTTGCTGTTTTAGGAACAGATGTTGTTAGTCTTATTTGTTCAGATGCAACAGGAACTTTTGCAAATAAAAATGTTGGTACAGCTAAAACAGTTACAGTATCAGGTTGTACATTGAGTGGTGCCGATGCAGGTAATTATACTTTAATTCAGCCATCATTAACAGCTGATATAACTGCAAAAGGATTAACTGTTACTGCTAACGATATTGCAAAATGCTTTGGAACAACAGTTAATTTTGCAGGAACAGAATTTTTAACTTCGGGTTTATTAACAGGTGATGCTGTGGCAAGTGCAAGTATTACCAGTGCAGGCGCATCTTCATCAGCGGCTGTTGCTACATACAGTATTGTGCCTGCTCTTGCAGTTGGCACAGGTCTATCCAATTATAATATTGCATATTTAAATGGCACTTTAACCGTAAATGCAATTCCTGCCACACCAGTAATAACATTATCTATGGACACACTTAAAAGTGATGCTCCGGTTGGCAACCAATGGTATTTTAATGGTAGTCCAATACACGGAGCTACAGGGCATACATATATTGCTCAGTCCAATGGAAACTACTATACTATTATTACAATAAACGGATGCAGTTCCGGTAATTCTAACACAATTAATTATATCGCAACTGGTGTTAATGAAATCAGTAGTGATTTCCAATTTGAGACATATCCGGTTCCAAACGATGGACAATTCACCGTATCAATAAACACTCAAACGGAAAAGCATTTCAATATTATGATTCATGATGCTCTTGGCTCAATTATATTTGAAGAGAAAAATATTGTTGTTGAAAATAAACTGGAACATAAAATTGATATTACCAATTCTCCGGCAGGTATTTATTTTATAATATTCAGAAGTAATGATGAACAGGTAATCAGAAAAATAATAACGTGTAAATGA